Proteins encoded together in one Mobula hypostoma chromosome 9, sMobHyp1.1, whole genome shotgun sequence window:
- the LOC134351718 gene encoding putative nuclease HARBI1, with product MGALVVVPLGLQHDQEQEERVEQKARLAKVLRRRRERKAVPRRPYTPRVYKEPRSYLQLSEEQCIQRLRFSKAVVTEICQLLQAELQPRTRAWTALPVEVKVTVTLNFLASGSFQAAAAADLCHISQFAAHCCIRDVTDALYSRREDFISFPEGAEQQAERADGFAHIANFPKVQGVIDCTHVALRTPHVKPELYRNHKGFHSLNVQLLCDHEQKFLMVNAMYPGSSHDAFILRQSEVPAMFQPPDCLDGWLLGDKDYPLLPWLLTPVQSPASTAQCNYNQSHRATRSLVKDAIRVLKARFRCLDRSGGALQYSPERVSRFVVVCCMLHNLAIMRGQPLPEDFQQMDGEDDDDDDDDEDEEEVEEEEVADEEEEEGEEGKVKEENASDHQQRRALSGRTIRAHLIAQRFS from the coding sequence ATGGGAGCTTTGGTTGTTGTCCCTCTGGGTCTGCAGCACGATCAAGAGCAGGAGGAGAGGGTCGAGCAGAAAGCCAGGCTTGCCAAGGTACTccgaaggagaagggaaagaaaggCAGTCCCTCGGAGACCCTACACCCCGAGAGTCTACAAGGAGCCCCGGTCCTACCTTCAGCTCTCTGAGGAGCAGTGCATCCAGAGGTTGAGGTTCTCGAAGGCGGTGGTGACAGAGATCTGCCAGCTTCTGCAGGCAGAGCTTCAGCCCCGTACCCGAGCTTGGACTGCTCTGCCAGTGGAGGTGAAGGTCACTGTCACCCTGAACTTCCTGGCCTCTGGCTCCTTCCAGGCAGCTGCCGCCGCTGATCTGTGCCATATCTCGCAGTTTGCAGCACACTGCTGCATCCGGGACGTGACGGACGCCCTCTACTCCAGGAGGGAGGACTTCATCTCCTTCCCCGAGGGCGCGGAACAGCAGGCTGAGCGGGCAGATGGGTTTGCCCACATTGCCAATTTCCCCAAGGTGCAGGGAGTGATCGACTGCACTCACGTAGCTCTCCGCACTCCCCACGTGAAGCCGGAGCTGTACAGGAATCACAAGGGCTTCCACTCACTCAACGTGCAGCTCCTCTGTGACCACGAGCAGAAGTTCCTCATGGTCAATGCTATGTACCCCGGCAGCTCCCACGACGCCTTCATCTTGAGGCAGTCCGAAGTGCCTGCCATGTTCCAGCCACCAGACTGCTTAGATGGTTGGCTTTTGGGTGATAAGGACTACCCCCTGCTTCCGTGGCTCCTCACCCCTGTCCAGTCTCCTGCAAGCACTGCCCAGTGCAATTACAACCAAAGCCATAGGGCCACCAGGAGCCTGGTGAAGGATGCTATTAGAGTCCTCAAGGCGAGATTTCGGTGCCTAGACAGATCTGGCGGGGCTCTCCAATATTCGCCGGAGAGGGTCTCGCGTTTCGTTGTCGTCTGCTGCATGCTACATAACCTGGCTATCATGCGGGGACAGCCCTTGCCTGAAGACTTTCAGCAAATGGATGGCGAGGATGACGATGATGACGACGatgatgaagatgaggaggaagtcgAAGAGGAAGAGGTAGctgatgaggaggaggaggagggggaggaagggaaagTGAAGGAAGAGAATGCTAGCGATCACCAGCAAAGAAGAGCATTGTCTGGACGTACCATCCGGGCGCACCTCATAGCCCAGAGATTCTCATGA